The proteins below are encoded in one region of Rhododendron vialii isolate Sample 1 chromosome 7a, ASM3025357v1:
- the LOC131333964 gene encoding purine permease 1-like, with amino-acid sequence MVEMEKNANKKSKRALLLLNVIFLAIGACGGPMVMRLYFLHGGSRLWLESWLETGGWPVTFIPLLIAYLRRRRKEGSPAKLYFMGGPVFVAAAVIGLLTGLDDYIYSYGVDRLPISTVSLVLASHLAFTALFAFILVKQRFTPYSINAVFLLIVGAGVLALHSSGDRPEGESNKEYFLGFFMTLAAAILYGFVLPLVELTYKKAKQAITYTLVLEIQLVMCFFATLFCTIGMLINKDFKAIPREARDFELGETTYYVVLVCSGIVWQGFYLGAIGVIFAGSSLLCAVIIATLLPVTEILAVIFYKEKFTAEKGVCLVLSLWGFLSYFYGELKNEKEKSDQPQTPEAEIPQAISITTSP; translated from the exons ATggtggaaatggaaaaaaacgCCAACAAAAAATCGAAGAGGGCTCTACTCCTACTAAACGTCATCTTCCTCGCCATCGGAGCCTGCGGCGGCCCCATGGTCATGCGCCTCTACTTCCTCCACGGCGGCAGCCGGCTATGGCTCGAGAGCTGGTTGGAAACCGGCGGCTGGCCCGTCACTTTCATCCCACTCCTCATAGCCTacctccgccgccgccggaAAGAGGGCTCCCCCGCGAAGCTCTACTTCATGGGAGGACCGGTGTTTGTGGCGGCCGCCGTCATCGGCCTCCTCACCGGGCTCGACGACTACATCTATTCCTACGGGGTGGACCGCCTCCCCATATCGACCGTCTCTCTGGTGCTCGCCTCCCACCTGGCTTTCACCGCGCTCTTCGCGTTTATTCTGGTGAAGCAGAGGTTCACTCCGTATTCGATCAACGCCGTGTTTTTGCTAATCGTCGGAGCGGGGGTTCTGGCTCTTCACTCGAGCGGCGACCGGCCCGAGGGGGAGTCGAACAAGGAGTATTTTCTGGGGTTCTTCATGACGCTGGCGGCCGCGATTTTGTACGGATTTGTGTTGCCGTTGGTGGAGCTGACGTACAAGAAGGCAAAGCAGGCCATTACTTATACCCTGGTGTTGGAGATTCAGTTGGTTATGTGTTTCTTTGCTACTCTGTTCTGCACCATTGGCATGCTTATCAACAAGGACTTCAAg GCAATCCCGAGGGAGGCAAGAGATTTTGAACTTGGCGAAACAACATATTATGTGGTGCTGGTTTGCAGTGGCATAGTTTGGCAAGGTTTCTACCTAGGTGCAATAGGAGTCATCTTCGCTGGCTCATCACTGCTCTGTGCTGTCATTATCGCAACTCTACTCCCGGTGACCGAAATCCTAGCCGTTATTTTCTACAAGGAAAAGTTTACGGCAGAGAAAGGAGTTTGTCTCGTCCTCTCGCTATGGGGATTTCTTTCCTATTTCTATGGTGagctaaaaaatgaaaaggagaaGAGTGATCAACCTCAAACTCCAGAAGCAGAAATTCCACAGGCAATCAGTATTACGACTTCACCATGA
- the LOC131333433 gene encoding purine permease 3-like encodes MDQNPNKKMKRALLLLNTIFLAIGGCGGPMIMRLYFIHGGNRLWLSSWLETGGWPIYFIPLLINYLQRRRKEGSAAKLYFIGGPVFVASTVIGVLTGFDDYLYAYGVAFLPVSTGSLVLASQLGFTAIFAFLVVKQKFTPYSINAIALLTVGAGVLALHTSSDRPEGESNKDYNMGLIMMLAAAALYGLILPLVELTYKKARQVITYTVVLEMQLVICFFATLVCTIGMVIDKDFKAIPREAREFGLGETTYYSVLVISGIVWQGFYIGTIGVIFASSTLFSAIIIAVLLPVTEIFAVIFYKEKFTAEKWVSLVLSLWGCVSYFYGELKRSKEKIDAQTLETEMPLAVSVDTP; translated from the exons ATGGACCAAAAcccaaacaagaaaatgaagaggGCTCTTCTCCTACTAAACACCATCTTCCTCGCCATCGGAGGCTGCGGTGGTCCCATGATCATGCGCCTCTACTTCATCCACGGCGGCAACCGTTTATGGCTATCGAGCTGGTTGGAAACGGGCGGCTGGCCCATCTATTTCATCCCTCTTCTCATAAACTACCTCCAACGTCGCCGCAAAGAGGGCTCCGCGGCCAAGCTCTACTTCATTGGAGGCCCGGTGTTTGTCGCCTCCACCGTCATTGGCGTCCTCACCGGGTTTGACGACTACCTCTATGCCTACGGGGTGGCCTTCCTCCCCGTATCGACCGGCTCTCTCGTGCTTGCGTCCCAACTAGGTTTCACTGCGATTTTCGCGTTTCTTGTGGTGAAGCAGAAGTTCACTCCGTATTCGATAAATGCGATAGCGTTACTCACAGTCGGAGCCGGAGTTCTAGCTCTTCATACGAGCAGTGATCGGCCGGAGGGAGAGTCGAACAAGGACTATAATATGGGGTTGATCATGATGCTGGCGGCGGCGGCTTTGTACGGTCTTATATTGCCGTTGGTGGAGCTGACTTATAAGAAGGCAAGACAGGTTATAACTTACACGGTGGTGTTGGAGATGCAGCTGGTGATATGTTTCTTTGCTACTCTAGTCTGCACTATTGGTATGGTTATCGACAAGGACTTCaag GCAATTCCGAGGGAGGCAAGAGAATTTGGACTCGGCGAAACAACATACTATTCAGTTCTGGTTATCAGTGGCATAGTCTGGCAGGGATTCTACATAGGTACAATAGGAGTCATCTTCGCTAGCTCAACTCTGTTCTCTGCCATCATCATCGCCGTTCTACTGCCAGTGACCGAAATCTTCGCTGTTATCTTTTACAAGGAAAAGTTTACAGCAGAGAAATGGGTTTCTCTCGTTCTCTCGCTATGGGGATGTGTTTCATATTTCTACGGTGAGCTAAAACGTAGCAAGGAGAAGATTGACGCTCAAACTCTAGAAACCGAGATGCCACTCGCTGTTAGCGTCGACACTCCATAA